Proteins from one Gottschalkia purinilytica genomic window:
- a CDS encoding (2Fe-2S)-binding protein → MDKNIDIMDKLTKVCICTGISRATIKKAIKNGAKTLQEVQKATGAGSGSCKGNRCTHKIEELLKEQ, encoded by the coding sequence ATGGATAAAAATATTGACATAATGGACAAGTTAACAAAAGTATGTATATGTACGGGAATATCAAGAGCTACCATAAAAAAAGCTATTAAAAACGGAGCAAAGACTTTACAAGAAGTTCAAAAAGCTACAGGGGCAGGATCAGGATCATGTAAAGGAAATAGATGTACTCATAAGATTGAAGAACTGCTAAAGGAACAATAG
- the trpA gene encoding tryptophan synthase subunit alpha, whose amino-acid sequence MNRIDTKFQYLKEKNEKALITFITSGDPDLDTTLDLVLEMEKSGADIIELGIPYSDPIADGKTIQESSKRALSKGIKISNIMDTVKKIREKSQIPLVYLAYFNSVFTYGVERFFKVCNEVGIDGVIIPDLPIEEREEILEESEKYNVYLISLVAPTSKERIKEITEKGKGFVYCVSVNGTTGTRSSIDTDLEEYIGLVSEHTDTPKALGFGISSPDMAKKYKDYADGVIVGSAIVKKILAGNSKEEIMRNVGSFVKELKESILS is encoded by the coding sequence ATGAATAGAATAGATACGAAGTTTCAATATCTTAAAGAAAAAAATGAAAAAGCACTTATAACTTTTATTACAAGTGGTGACCCAGACTTAGATACTACACTAGATTTAGTATTGGAGATGGAGAAATCAGGAGCAGATATTATAGAGCTAGGAATACCATATTCTGATCCAATAGCAGACGGAAAAACTATACAAGAGTCATCTAAAAGAGCTTTATCAAAAGGAATCAAGATATCTAATATAATGGATACAGTAAAAAAAATAAGAGAGAAATCACAAATACCTCTTGTATATTTAGCTTATTTTAATTCTGTATTTACATATGGAGTTGAGAGATTCTTTAAAGTGTGTAATGAAGTTGGTATAGATGGAGTCATAATACCAGATTTGCCAATAGAAGAAAGGGAAGAGATATTAGAAGAAAGTGAAAAATATAATGTCTATCTAATTTCACTAGTAGCACCAACATCTAAAGAACGTATAAAAGAAATAACTGAAAAGGGAAAAGGATTTGTATACTGTGTATCAGTTAATGGAACTACAGGTACAAGAAGTAGTATAGATACAGACTTAGAGGAATACATAGGCCTAGTTTCGGAACATACAGATACACCAAAAGCACTAGGTTTTGGTATATCAAGTCCAGATATGGCTAAAAAGTATAAAGACTATGCAGATGGAGTTATAGTTGGAAGTGCAATAGTAAAGAAAATTTTAGCAGGAAATAGTAAAGAAGAGATAATGAGAAATGTAGGTAGCTTTGTAAAAGAGCTTAAAGAGTCTATATTAAGTTAA
- the trpD gene encoding anthranilate phosphoribosyltransferase has translation MFSQSLNKILQKENLTETDAKLVMDTIMEGKLSNSQIAALLIGLRMKGETVEEIAGFATSMKENAQKFDIGSYAIDTCGTGGDGGKTFNISTAVSIVTAAGGVSVVKHGNKAVSSKSGSADVLLQLGFNIDMEPNIAKNCLEKNGMTFLFAPKYHLAMKNVAPIRGELGIRTIFNLLGPLSNPADIKGQVVGIYDGNLTNIIANVLLKLGRERALVVHGNDGLDEITTTTTTKISEVINGEVIDYTLSPEQFNMRLSTIEELSGGDAKENAEIILDIFKGEKGAKRDIVVLNSGAALYVGKVASSLEEGVILAEKIIDSGKAYRKLNELVDYNRRCN, from the coding sequence ATGTTTAGTCAGTCATTAAATAAAATTTTACAAAAAGAGAATCTTACAGAAACAGATGCTAAGTTAGTCATGGACACAATAATGGAAGGAAAGCTATCTAACTCTCAAATAGCTGCCCTTTTGATAGGTCTTAGAATGAAAGGGGAAACAGTAGAAGAAATAGCTGGATTTGCTACATCTATGAAAGAAAATGCCCAAAAATTTGATATTGGATCATATGCTATAGATACATGTGGAACTGGAGGAGACGGAGGAAAGACGTTCAATATATCTACAGCAGTATCTATAGTAACTGCAGCAGGAGGAGTTTCAGTAGTAAAGCATGGAAATAAGGCTGTATCTAGTAAAAGTGGAAGTGCAGATGTACTTTTACAGTTAGGATTTAATATTGATATGGAACCTAATATAGCTAAGAATTGCCTAGAGAAAAATGGGATGACTTTCTTATTTGCACCTAAGTATCATTTAGCTATGAAAAATGTAGCTCCTATAAGAGGAGAACTTGGAATAAGAACTATTTTTAATCTTTTGGGGCCTTTAAGTAATCCGGCAGATATAAAAGGTCAAGTAGTTGGTATTTATGACGGCAATCTTACCAACATAATAGCAAATGTTCTTTTAAAATTAGGAAGAGAAAGAGCTTTAGTAGTACATGGAAATGATGGATTAGATGAGATAACTACAACCACAACTACTAAAATAAGTGAAGTAATAAATGGTGAAGTTATAGATTATACTTTAAGTCCAGAACAATTTAATATGAGGTTATCTACAATAGAGGAACTATCTGGTGGAGATGCAAAAGAAAATGCGGAGATAATTTTAGATATTTTTAAAGGGGAAAAGGGTGCAAAAAGAGACATAGTTGTACTTAATAGTGGTGCAGCACTTTATGTAGGAAAAGTAGCAAGTAGTTTAGAAGAAGGTGTAATACTTGCAGAAAAAATAATAGATTCTGGAAAGGCTTATAGAAAGTTAAACGAACTAGTAGATTACAATAGGAGGTGTAATTGA
- a CDS encoding DUF378 domain-containing protein → MDRLSLVLVIIGAINWGLISLFRFDLVAAIFGGQDAILSRIVYGLVGLAGLYCITLLFRDRERVE, encoded by the coding sequence ATGGATAGATTATCTTTAGTCCTGGTTATTATAGGAGCAATAAACTGGGGATTAATTTCATTATTTAGATTTGACTTAGTTGCTGCTATATTCGGAGGTCAAGATGCTATTTTAAGTAGAATAGTTTATGGTCTAGTAGGTTTAGCAGGACTATACTGTATAACTTTACTATTTAGAGATAGAGAAAGAGTCGAATAA
- the trpB gene encoding tryptophan synthase subunit beta, whose amino-acid sequence MVKGKFGKFGGQYVSEAVMNVLKELEIEFENAMKDESFLEEFNYYMKDYVGRESPLYYADNLSKKYGAKIYLKREDLNHTGAHKINNALGQVLLAKRMGKTRIIAETGAGQHGVATATAAAMFGLDCEIYMGEEDTKRQALNVFKMEALGARVIPVTSGTKTLKDAVNEALKSWVENIDNTFYVLGSVVGPHPYPTIVRDFQSIIGKEAKKQIIEKENKLPNYVIACVGGGSNAMGIFHEFVPNEEVKLIGVEPAGLGLDTDKHASALSKGTLGIIHGMKTYVLQDEDGQILPVYSISAGLDYPGVGPEHSYLKDSNRAEYVAVTDDEAVDAFMELTQLEGIIPAIESSHALAYLGKLSERLKKDDIVIVNLSGRGDKDIARIAQLKGIEINED is encoded by the coding sequence ATAGTGAAAGGTAAGTTTGGTAAATTTGGAGGACAATATGTTTCAGAGGCAGTAATGAATGTATTAAAGGAACTAGAAATAGAATTTGAAAATGCTATGAAGGATGAAAGTTTTTTAGAAGAGTTTAACTATTACATGAAAGACTACGTAGGAAGAGAAAGTCCACTATATTATGCAGACAATTTAAGTAAAAAGTATGGAGCTAAGATTTACTTAAAAAGAGAAGATTTAAATCATACAGGTGCTCACAAAATAAATAATGCTTTAGGTCAAGTACTACTTGCAAAAAGAATGGGGAAAACAAGAATTATAGCTGAAACTGGAGCAGGACAACACGGTGTTGCTACAGCTACAGCGGCGGCTATGTTTGGACTAGATTGTGAAATTTATATGGGTGAAGAAGACACTAAAAGACAGGCTCTTAATGTATTTAAAATGGAAGCTTTAGGAGCAAGAGTTATTCCCGTAACCTCAGGTACAAAAACATTAAAGGATGCTGTTAATGAAGCGTTAAAAAGCTGGGTAGAAAACATAGATAATACTTTCTATGTATTAGGATCAGTAGTAGGACCACATCCTTATCCAACTATAGTTAGAGATTTTCAAAGTATTATTGGAAAAGAAGCAAAAAAACAGATAATTGAAAAGGAAAATAAACTACCTAATTATGTAATTGCCTGTGTAGGTGGTGGAAGTAATGCGATGGGAATTTTCCATGAGTTTGTTCCAAATGAAGAAGTTAAATTAATTGGAGTAGAGCCTGCTGGACTAGGACTTGATACTGATAAACATGCATCAGCTCTATCTAAGGGAACTTTAGGAATAATTCACGGAATGAAAACATATGTACTTCAAGATGAAGATGGACAGATTCTACCTGTGTATTCAATATCGGCTGGACTTGACTATCCAGGAGTAGGACCAGAACATTCTTATTTAAAAGATTCAAATAGAGCAGAATATGTTGCTGTAACAGATGATGAAGCAGTAGATGCTTTTATGGAACTTACTCAGCTAGAAGGTATAATTCCGGCTATAGAGAGCTCACATGCACTAGCTTATCTTGGAAAACTATCTGAAAGACTTAAAAAAGATGATATAGTTATTGTTAACTTGTCAGGTAGAGGAGATAAAGATATTGCTAGAATAGCGCAACTAAAAGGTATAGAAATAAATGAAGATTAA
- a CDS encoding alpha-D-ribose 1-methylphosphonate 5-triphosphate diphosphatase has protein sequence MENKIISNGLIIGEKEVFRGFIRIESGLIKEIGEGQPKIKDREIVIDAMGNYVMPGIIDIHSDAIEREIEPRPNTLFPFDMAFYEMEKKLVSCGITTIYHSLSYGQGVGVRDCNNVLNMLYEIDENRKKRTMLNHKIHLRYEILYLDGLEKVKELLDQNIVNYISFMNHIPGQGQFTKDKGYIDYAKKLWGFNDKDIQDLLEYVENLNKNMDKEKIKKLVKYAKEKGLNCASHDDDTVAKIDENLEWGISVSEFPITLEAAQYATEKGMLVCVGGPNIIRGKSHSNNMRAIDAIKSKSAHIVCSDYYPPSLLFSIFKMEEEGISLNESVNMVTLNPAKAVSIDKDYGSIKEGKKADILIVEKYNGYPIVRKTIVNGNIVYEGNYIENY, from the coding sequence ATGGAAAATAAAATTATATCCAATGGACTAATAATTGGAGAGAAAGAAGTTTTTAGAGGATTTATAAGGATTGAATCTGGGTTAATTAAAGAAATTGGAGAAGGACAACCCAAAATAAAAGATAGGGAAATTGTTATAGATGCAATGGGAAATTATGTTATGCCTGGGATTATAGATATTCACTCTGATGCTATAGAAAGAGAAATAGAACCACGTCCAAATACGTTATTTCCATTTGATATGGCATTTTATGAAATGGAAAAGAAGTTAGTTTCATGTGGTATTACAACTATATATCATTCACTTTCATATGGACAAGGAGTAGGGGTAAGAGACTGTAATAATGTATTAAATATGTTATATGAAATAGATGAGAATAGAAAAAAAAGAACTATGTTGAATCATAAAATTCATTTAAGATACGAAATTCTATATCTTGATGGGTTAGAAAAAGTTAAGGAATTGTTAGATCAAAATATAGTAAACTATATTTCATTTATGAATCATATACCAGGTCAAGGACAATTTACTAAAGATAAAGGATATATTGATTATGCGAAAAAACTATGGGGATTTAATGATAAAGATATTCAAGATCTTTTAGAATATGTAGAAAACTTAAATAAAAATATGGATAAGGAAAAGATAAAGAAACTAGTTAAATATGCAAAAGAAAAAGGCTTGAACTGCGCTTCTCATGATGATGATACGGTAGCAAAAATAGATGAAAATTTAGAATGGGGGATAAGTGTTTCAGAATTTCCTATAACCTTAGAGGCTGCTCAATATGCAACTGAAAAAGGAATGCTTGTATGTGTAGGAGGACCTAATATAATAAGAGGAAAATCTCATTCAAATAATATGAGAGCTATAGATGCAATAAAATCAAAATCAGCACATATAGTGTGTTCTGATTATTATCCACCATCTTTATTATTTTCAATATTCAAGATGGAAGAGGAAGGAATAAGTCTGAATGAATCTGTTAATATGGTTACACTAAACCCTGCTAAAGCAGTTTCTATAGATAAAGATTATGGATCAATTAAAGAAGGTAAAAAAGCGGATATCTTAATAGTAGAAAAATATAATGGTTATCCTATAGTCAGAAAAACAATAGTAAATGGAAATATAGTTTATGAAGGAAATTATATTGAAAATTATTAA
- a CDS encoding phosphoribosylanthranilate isomerase, with translation MTKIKVCGLKRQEDINYVNILKPDYVGFVFAESKRKVSVNECKELREKIDKNIKVVGVFVNEDIHNLKYISDFVGLDIIQLHGDEDDKYIDKLKELNVWKAIRVKDHKSINDIEKYNVQGILLDTFSKKMYGGSGKIFDWNIVKELSHKRNIILAGGLSIENVQEGISIVNPNIVDVSSGVETEGVKDFEKIKKFIEKVRSL, from the coding sequence ATGACTAAAATTAAGGTTTGTGGCCTTAAGAGACAGGAAGATATAAATTATGTAAATATTCTAAAACCTGATTATGTAGGATTTGTGTTTGCTGAAAGTAAAAGAAAAGTAAGCGTAAATGAATGTAAAGAATTAAGAGAAAAAATAGATAAAAATATAAAAGTAGTCGGAGTATTTGTTAATGAAGATATACACAATTTGAAATATATTTCAGATTTTGTAGGACTTGATATAATACAGCTTCATGGAGATGAAGATGATAAATATATAGATAAACTTAAGGAATTGAATGTATGGAAGGCTATAAGAGTTAAAGATCATAAGAGTATTAATGATATAGAAAAGTATAATGTGCAAGGAATACTTTTAGATACTTTTTCAAAGAAGATGTATGGTGGCAGTGGAAAAATATTTGATTGGAATATAGTTAAAGAACTTAGTCATAAAAGAAATATTATACTTGCCGGAGGACTAAGTATAGAAAATGTTCAAGAAGGGATTAGTATAGTAAATCCCAATATAGTAGACGTTTCAAGTGGAGTAGAAACAGAAGGAGTAAAAGATTTTGAAAAAATAAAAAAGTTTATTGAGAAAGTGAGGTCATTATAG
- a CDS encoding class IV adenylate cyclase: MGKELEVKVLNINKKELEKKLIDIGATLIKKEHQINTIFDTKEGLSEKLGNGYLRIRESKNLLNDETEYIFTLKKNLNNSGIRENKEIETKIEDKKSLQIILEELNLYKKHEGSKERISYIYENIRFDIDTWDKDTYPYPYLEIEVSKKEDIERAIDLLEISKEDVTSKSIKELREDIGMKEYK, translated from the coding sequence ATGGGAAAAGAACTGGAAGTAAAAGTACTAAATATTAATAAAAAAGAACTAGAGAAAAAATTAATAGACATAGGAGCTACCCTTATAAAGAAAGAACATCAGATAAATACCATCTTTGATACAAAGGAAGGACTATCTGAAAAATTAGGAAATGGATATTTAAGAATAAGAGAGAGTAAAAATCTATTAAATGATGAAACTGAATATATATTTACATTAAAGAAAAATTTAAATAATAGTGGAATAAGGGAAAATAAAGAAATAGAAACTAAAATTGAAGATAAGAAATCTCTACAAATTATATTAGAAGAGTTAAATTTATATAAAAAGCATGAGGGAAGTAAAGAAAGAATCAGCTATATATATGAAAATATTAGATTTGATATAGATACATGGGATAAAGATACATATCCTTATCCATATTTAGAAATTGAAGTTAGTAAAAAAGAGGATATAGAGAGAGCAATAGATTTATTAGAAATATCAAAAGAAGATGTAACTTCAAAATCTATTAAAGAACTGAGAGAAGATATAGGAATGAAAGAGTATAAGTAA
- the trpC gene encoding indole-3-glycerol phosphate synthase TrpC, with amino-acid sequence MNILDKIVEVKRVQIEKEKLEIPIEDIIKMSEEKEIRDFKKALDIEGISIISEIKKASPSRGIIKEDFDPISIAKIYEDSPFNAISVLTEKEFFLGNDRYIKEVKKVTSKPILRKDFIIDEYQVYQSKAIGADAILLIASVLKGNLKKFYDLAKSLGLHCLVEIHEEEEIDEVLNSGCSIIGINNRNLKTFEVSLKYTEKLISSIPKDKIVISESGIKTKDDMKYLKDLGVKSVLIGETLMRNLTNDKKFLELKEI; translated from the coding sequence GTGAACATATTAGATAAAATAGTCGAAGTTAAACGAGTTCAAATAGAAAAAGAAAAGCTAGAAATACCTATAGAAGATATAATAAAGATGTCAGAGGAAAAAGAAATAAGAGATTTCAAAAAAGCTCTTGATATTGAAGGAATATCTATTATATCTGAAATAAAAAAAGCATCACCTTCAAGAGGAATTATAAAGGAAGATTTTGATCCTATTTCTATAGCTAAAATATATGAAGACTCTCCTTTTAATGCAATATCAGTTCTTACTGAAAAGGAATTTTTTCTGGGAAATGATAGATATATTAAAGAAGTAAAAAAAGTAACTTCAAAACCTATTTTAAGAAAAGACTTTATCATAGATGAATATCAAGTATATCAATCTAAGGCTATAGGTGCAGATGCTATATTACTCATAGCATCTGTACTTAAAGGAAATTTAAAAAAGTTTTATGACTTAGCTAAAAGCTTAGGATTACATTGTCTAGTAGAAATACATGAGGAAGAGGAAATAGATGAAGTATTAAATAGTGGATGTTCCATTATTGGGATTAATAATAGAAATCTTAAAACTTTTGAAGTAAGCCTAAAATATACAGAAAAACTTATAAGTAGTATACCTAAAGACAAAATAGTCATTTCAGAAAGTGGAATAAAAACAAAAGATGATATGAAATATCTTAAAGATTTAGGAGTTAAATCTGTTCTTATTGGAGAAACCTTAATGAGAAACTTGACTAATGATAAAAAATTTTTAGAGTTAAAAGAAATATAG
- a CDS encoding aminopeptidase has product MRDIRIKKLANLLVNYSLNVKKGEHINLQGNVITEPLLKELYREVIKVGANPELNVSLDGIEEILYKEGSEEQIKFQSPVAKAKVETYDATMFLLGEANTKALSGVDPKKIASRSVAMKEMIDIRNEREANGEFRWCLTQFPTHSDAQEANMSLEEYEDFIYKAGHIDKEDPILEWKKISQEQQKVVDYLNTKKELHIISKDTDLKMSIEGRIWINCDGKINFPDGEVFTGPVEDSVEGHIRFTFPGIYQGKEIEDIKLTFEKGKVIKAEAKKGEDLLHALLETDEGAKRLGEIAIGTNYGIDKFTRNMLFDEKMGGTIHAAIGMAYQETNATNKSVIHWDMLCDMKDGGKIYADGELFYENGKFISDVINR; this is encoded by the coding sequence ATGAGAGATATAAGAATTAAAAAATTAGCTAACTTATTAGTAAACTATTCTTTAAATGTTAAAAAGGGTGAACATATAAATCTACAAGGAAATGTAATAACAGAACCTTTATTAAAAGAATTATATAGAGAAGTTATTAAAGTAGGAGCTAATCCAGAGCTTAATGTTAGCTTAGATGGTATAGAGGAAATATTATACAAAGAGGGAAGTGAAGAACAAATTAAATTTCAATCTCCTGTAGCTAAAGCGAAAGTAGAAACTTATGATGCTACTATGTTTTTACTAGGAGAAGCTAATACAAAAGCATTATCAGGAGTGGATCCTAAGAAGATTGCAAGTAGAAGTGTTGCTATGAAAGAAATGATAGATATAAGAAATGAACGTGAAGCTAATGGAGAATTTAGATGGTGCTTAACTCAATTTCCTACTCACTCAGATGCACAAGAAGCCAATATGTCACTAGAGGAATATGAAGATTTTATATATAAAGCTGGACACATAGATAAGGAAGATCCTATATTGGAATGGAAAAAAATATCACAAGAACAACAAAAAGTTGTAGATTATTTAAATACTAAGAAAGAATTACATATTATTTCTAAAGATACAGATTTGAAAATGAGTATAGAAGGAAGAATATGGATTAATTGTGATGGTAAAATTAATTTTCCAGATGGAGAAGTATTTACAGGTCCTGTAGAAGATTCTGTAGAAGGACACATAAGATTTACATTTCCAGGAATATATCAAGGTAAAGAAATAGAAGATATAAAACTCACATTTGAAAAAGGTAAAGTGATTAAGGCAGAAGCTAAAAAAGGAGAAGATCTTCTACATGCTTTACTTGAAACTGATGAGGGAGCTAAGAGATTAGGAGAGATAGCAATAGGGACTAATTATGGTATAGATAAGTTCACAAGAAATATGTTATTTGATGAGAAGATGGGTGGAACTATACATGCAGCTATAGGTATGGCATATCAGGAAACTAATGCTACTAACAAGTCAGTTATTCACTGGGATATGCTATGTGATATGAAAGATGGTGGAAAGATATATGCTGACGGAGAGCTTTTCTACGAAAATGGGAAATTCATATCTGATGTAATTAATAGATAA
- a CDS encoding TldD/PmbA family protein, translating to MEKKKLAEILFEKGKRLGFEDMEVFIKSTTNFDLKIFKKEIDKYSISNQEGLSFRGIYNGKMGYSYTEKVDETSIDILVEEAINNAKVIDSDDEEIIYEGSEEYKEVCTYNKDLENISKEEKIQFALKLEEEALNLDDRVETVNHCSFGETSEYSLIMNTKGLELENKSNMALAYVSVKVKDGDDIKTAGKHIISNDFSKFDAKKLAKEAVNEAISLLSAESIKSGEYQTILRNDVSASILEAFTSIFSAESVQKGLSLLKDKLNEKVSSSLITIIDDPFMEEGISSTGFDGEGVATKYKKLIDKGVLKTFLHSLKTAKKDGVESTGNGFKGYKSSVVISPTNMYIEKGKSSFEDMLKGVKEGILIIDVQGLHSGLNTVSGDFSLSAQGYLIENGEITRPINQITIAGNYFEVLNDVDEVSNDLDFILPSGGYIGSPSLKIKRLSVAGK from the coding sequence ATGGAAAAGAAAAAGTTAGCTGAAATTCTCTTTGAGAAAGGAAAAAGGCTGGGCTTTGAAGATATGGAAGTTTTCATTAAAAGTACAACTAACTTCGATTTAAAGATATTTAAAAAAGAAATAGATAAATATAGTATTTCTAACCAGGAAGGTCTTTCTTTTAGAGGGATTTATAATGGAAAAATGGGATATTCATATACTGAAAAAGTAGATGAAACATCTATAGATATCTTAGTAGAAGAAGCTATTAATAATGCTAAAGTAATAGACAGTGATGATGAAGAAATTATATATGAAGGATCAGAAGAGTATAAAGAAGTTTGTACCTATAATAAGGATCTGGAGAATATATCTAAAGAAGAGAAAATACAGTTTGCTCTAAAACTAGAAGAAGAAGCATTAAATTTAGATGATAGAGTGGAAACAGTTAATCACTGTAGCTTTGGAGAAACTTCAGAGTATAGTTTAATAATGAATACTAAAGGATTAGAACTAGAAAATAAATCTAATATGGCACTAGCATATGTTTCTGTAAAGGTTAAAGACGGAGATGATATAAAAACAGCAGGAAAACATATAATATCTAATGATTTTAGTAAATTTGATGCTAAAAAGTTAGCAAAAGAAGCTGTAAATGAAGCGATCTCTCTATTAAGTGCTGAATCTATAAAATCAGGAGAATATCAAACAATACTTAGGAATGATGTATCGGCTAGTATTCTTGAAGCTTTTACCTCTATTTTTTCTGCTGAATCAGTACAAAAAGGATTATCATTGTTGAAAGATAAACTAAATGAAAAAGTATCAAGTAGTTTAATAACTATAATAGATGATCCATTTATGGAAGAAGGTATATCTTCAACAGGATTTGATGGAGAAGGAGTGGCTACAAAATATAAGAAATTAATAGATAAGGGTGTCTTAAAAACATTTCTACATAGCTTGAAAACTGCTAAGAAAGATGGAGTAGAGTCTACAGGAAATGGATTTAAAGGATATAAATCATCTGTGGTTATTTCTCCTACAAATATGTATATAGAAAAAGGTAAATCTAGTTTTGAAGATATGTTAAAAGGAGTAAAAGAAGGAATACTTATAATAGATGTTCAAGGATTACACTCAGGTCTGAATACTGTATCAGGAGATTTTTCACTTTCTGCACAGGGTTATCTTATAGAGAATGGAGAGATAACGAGACCAATCAACCAGATTACTATAGCAGGTAACTATTTTGAAGTTCTTAACGATGTCGATGAAGTTTCAAATGATTTAGACTTTATACTTCCAAGTGGAGGTTATATAGGATCGCCTTCTTTAAAAATTAAGAGATTGTCGGTAGCAGGAAAGTAA
- a CDS encoding TldD/PmbA family protein, translating to MLNKSLIEDIINTALSTGGDFAEIFVEDRYNTSLLLIGGKIENAMTGRDYGVGIRIFKGFNSIYVYTNNSNRDNLLKIAKEGAMAIKGNKKDLVLDFTDYRVSNNHLIKIMPSTVDKSRKVDLMKKAYHAAKNYDDIISQVTVSYGDYEQNVLIANSEGLYVEDKRVRTRAGISSVASKDGEMQTGFFGPGAHMGFEFYDIIDIEKYARESSRIAKTMVYAEQCPSGKIPVIIDNGFGGVIFHEACGHGLEASSVAKGLSVFSGKIGEKVASDLVTAIDDGTIPNAWGSQNIDDEGTKTRKNVLIENGILKGYMVDKLNGMKMNAEPTGSSRRQSYKFAPTSRMTNTYIANGKSTKEEIISNTEYGLYAKYMGGGSVNTTTGDFNFAVMEGYIVRNGKIEKPVRGATLIGNGLDVLKKIDMVGNNVDHGQGMCGASSGSIPTNVGQPIIRVESMTVGGRKGDE from the coding sequence GTGTTAAATAAAAGCTTAATAGAAGATATTATAAATACAGCCTTATCTACAGGTGGAGATTTTGCAGAGATTTTTGTGGAAGATAGATACAATACTTCTTTATTATTAATAGGTGGAAAAATCGAAAATGCAATGACAGGTAGAGACTATGGAGTTGGAATAAGAATATTTAAAGGATTTAATAGTATTTATGTTTATACTAATAATTCAAATAGAGATAACCTTCTAAAAATAGCTAAAGAAGGTGCTATGGCAATAAAGGGTAATAAAAAAGATTTAGTATTGGATTTTACTGACTATAGAGTTAGTAATAATCACTTGATAAAAATTATGCCTAGTACAGTAGACAAATCCAGAAAAGTTGATCTAATGAAAAAAGCTTATCATGCAGCTAAAAACTATGATGATATTATTTCACAAGTAACAGTATCATATGGGGACTATGAGCAAAATGTACTTATAGCAAATTCAGAAGGACTATATGTTGAGGATAAGAGAGTTAGAACAAGAGCAGGAATATCTTCGGTTGCCTCTAAAGATGGGGAAATGCAAACAGGATTTTTTGGGCCAGGAGCCCATATGGGATTTGAATTTTATGATATTATTGATATAGAAAAATATGCAAGGGAATCATCAAGAATAGCTAAAACAATGGTATATGCAGAACAATGTCCAAGTGGCAAAATCCCTGTAATAATAGATAATGGATTTGGTGGAGTTATATTTCATGAGGCATGTGGCCATGGACTAGAAGCTTCATCTGTGGCTAAGGGACTTTCAGTGTTTTCAGGTAAAATAGGAGAAAAGGTAGCATCTGATTTAGTTACAGCTATTGATGACGGAACAATACCAAACGCATGGGGTTCACAAAATATTGATGATGAAGGAACAAAAACAAGAAAAAATGTTCTTATAGAAAATGGAATTCTCAAAGGATATATGGTTGATAAGTTAAATGGAATGAAAATGAATGCTGAACCTACAGGATCGTCAAGAAGACAATCATACAAATTTGCTCCAACTTCAAGAATGACTAATACTTATATAGCAAATGGAAAATCAACAAAAGAGGAGATAATATCAAATACTGAGTATGGACTATATGCAAAATATATGGGTGGAGGTTCAGTAAATACAACTACTGGTGATTTCAACTTTGCTGTTATGGAAGGATATATAGTTAGAAATGGTAAAATAGAAAAGCCAGTTAGAGGTGCGACACTTATAGGAAATGGATTAGACGTTTTAAAGAAGATAGATATGGTTGGAAATAATGTAGATCATGGTCAAGGTATGTGTGGAGCATCCAGTGGATCAATCCCTACCAATGTAGGTCAACCTATTATAAGAGTTGAATCTATGACTGTTGGTGGTAGAAAGGGGGATGAATAA